From a single Bemisia tabaci chromosome 10, PGI_BMITA_v3 genomic region:
- the LOC140225587 gene encoding uncharacterized protein: METTKEIEVEGKKIVLFDAKFPNATGKELEAMVKTCTDLAETGDFTIIQVEIIESDYDDYSSALADLVRVSKGKKLAKQSEDERSQNKRPRIRSEVVANAIKQAQLSSKSETPKSKVHQKQQEEVAKFTAFVNTLPIPPSKPLKGKSLSGKKFLTPSPSQTEAKGSSVKKSLTSPSNLSEVKDTSATEHPTSSAKVAATKDSPGTSIHKSSKNESAVSNSKSLKRAKEDRGQNLNCPHHKKYHKCSSQGEITNESLAAGLCQISCTQYEHRAEIKTILKNMRSEQNSSSSSAATKEKLPNQLMLHDVDFSVMEPLPMRSITAVKRMEEKLENPNFYVNLVSALSYNVSKKKHDTNTARNVLHTLVHDKITKKFTWAGQSKQGQEHKYPFGAMKLKSVVLDATMLLQKKVIKDSDISVSINQWFSQRTQAHKASAAPKPVQMKLLLQSESESESDEELPPPTSDDNERIEIMDSDEQDEDAEGEDRSNEDRDDDITDVNC; encoded by the exons ATGGAAACAACCAAAGAAATTGAAGtagaaggaaagaaaattgttttatttgatGCTAAATTTCCCAATGCGACGGGGAAGGAGTTGGAGGCTATGGTTAAAACCTGTACTGATCTAGCTGAAACTGGAGATTTCACCATTATTCAAGTAGAAATAATTGAAAGTGACTATG ATGATTATTCAAGTGCCTTGGCAGATTTAGTCAGAGTTTCTAAAGGAAAGAAGTTAGCAAAACAAAGCGAGGATGAGAGGAGTCAGAATAAACGGCCCCGCATCAGATCAGAGGTGGTAGCAAACGCCATAAAACAAGCTCAATTATCGTCTAAATCTGAGACACCAAAATCGAAAGTGCACCAAAAACAACAAGAAGAGGTGGCTAAGTTTACAGCATTTGTAAATACGCTTCCTATCCCTCCTTCTAAACCGCTCAAAGGAAAGAGCTTGtctggaaaaaagtttttaacaCCCTCACCAAGCCAGACTGAAGCAAAAGGCTCATCTGTGAAGAAATCGCTTACATCTCCATCCAACCTGTCCGAAGTAAAAGATACATCTGCTACTGAACATCCTACATCTTCAGCTAAAGTCGCTGCAACCAAAGACTCGCCTGGAACTAGTATTcataaatcatcaaaaaatgagTCTGCAGTGTCGAATTCAAAGTCATTGAAACGAGCAAAGGAAGACCGAGGGCAGAACTTGAACTGTCCTCATCATAAGAAGTACCATAAATGTTCATCCCAGGGTGAGATAACAAACGAATCTCTGGCGGCTggtctttgtcaaatttcat GTACCCAGTATGAGCACAGGGCtgaaataaaaactattttaaagAATATGAGGAGCGAACAGAACAGTTCTTCTTCATCTGCTGCAACAAAGGAAAAACTTCCCAATCAACTTATGCTGCATGACGTTGATTTCTCTGTAATGGAGCCTCTGCCAATGAGGTCAATTACAGCAGTAAAACGCATGGAGGAGAAACTTGAAAACCCCAATTTTTATGTAAATCTT GTGAGTGCATTATCTTACaatgtatcaaaaaaaaaacatgataccAATACCGCAAGAAATGTTTTGCATACTCTGGTGCATGATAAAATCACCAAAAAGTTTACATGGGCTGGACAGTCCAAACAAGGACAAGAACATAAATATCCTTTTGGGGCGATGAAGCTAAAAAGTGTTGTTTTGG ATGCAACCATGCTGTTACAAAAGAAAGTAATTAAAGACAGTGACATCTCGGTTTCGATTAACCAATGGTTCTCTCAGAGAACCCAAGCACACAAGGCCTCTGCAGCTCCTAAGCC GGTTCAGATGAAATTACTTCTACAATCAGAATCAGAATCAGAATCTGATGAAGAATTGCCACCACCTACATCGGATGATAATGAAAGAATTGAAATCATGGACTCAGATGAACAAGACGAAGATGCCGAAGGCGAAGATCGCTCTAATGAGGACAGAGACGATGACATTACTGATGTTAATTGTTAA